The following are from one region of the Salvia splendens isolate huo1 chromosome 2, SspV2, whole genome shotgun sequence genome:
- the LOC121767211 gene encoding 40S ribosomal protein S24-1, producing MADKAVTIRTRKFMTNRLLSRKQFIIDVLHPGRANVSKAELKEKLARMYEVKDTNAIFVFKFRTHFGGGKSTGFGLIYDSVENAKKFEPKYRLIRNGLDTKIEKSRKQMKERKNRAKKIRGVKKTKAGDAAKAGKKK from the exons ATGGCGGACAAGGCAGTTACTATCAGGACTAGGAAGTTCATGACTAACCGTCTCCTCTCCAGGAAGCAATTC ATCATTGATGTCTTGCATCCAGGAAGGGCCAATGTTTCTAAG GCTGAGTTGAAGGAGAAGTTGGCAAGGATGTACGAGGTTAAGGACACAAATGCCATCTTTGTATTCAAGTTCAGGACCCACTTTGGTGGTGGCAAATCTACTGGTTTTGGGTTGATCTATGATTCTGTTGAGAATGCTAAGAAATTCGAACCTAAGTACAGGCTAATCAGG AATGGTCTTGACACCAAGATTGAGAAGTCAAGGAAGCAGATGAAGGAAAGGAAGAACAGGGCGAAGAAAATCCGTGGTGTCAAGAAG ACCAAAGCCGGAGATGCTGCTAAGGCTggcaaaaagaaataa
- the LOC121767227 gene encoding NF-kappa-B-activating protein-like, whose product MGRISSAVEIPDRHCRNGGYSPDSRSYPQRNRSYSRSPSPSHRQGLRRDRSYSRSPSPSHRQGSSRGRRFSRSRSPTGNGHNRYRRSSPDYSYPSIEGTRNSGERRNYNYDNRKTSYLDRDNRNEQHVESDSDEELKGLPYEEYRRLKRQKLRKSLKNCIWNCTPSPPRGPDENSDADLEEDFGGEEEKHNKVLKLEVKKTRESQSESDDSASESDDSRSRKGRKSVSRKKSRRSPSLSESGSESASESDDSRSRKGRKSVSRKKSRRSSSLSESGSESEAESSSDDSEEDRRRRRRKSGRRKSSKRSHRRKRSSRKKVKTSESESGDDDSDMSEDVKLKKRSRRSSSKGSKKKKDTDIEISHSSEGAPDLEADAEDLTEKKANEIIVDDDVNEEILKFKEMIESRKKQNLEDEDEVVGPMPLPRAEGHISYGGALRPGEGDAIAQYVQQGKRIPRRGEVGLSADEISKFETLGYVMSGSRHQRMNAIRIRKENQVYSAEDKRALAMFNYEEKAKREQKVMADLQRLVQRHIGQDTGPSHDPFGGKVTEVDED is encoded by the coding sequence ATGGGAAGAATTTCCTCCGCCGTAGAAATCCCCGATCGCCACTGCCGCAACGGTGGATATTCACCGGACTCTCGCAGCTATCCTCAGCGCAATCGAAGCTACAGCCGTAGCCCTAGCCCCAGCCATAGGCAAGGTTTGCGCCGCGATCGAAGTTACAGCCGCAGCCCTAGCCCCAGCCACAGGCAAGGCTCGAGCCGCGGCCGTCGTTTCAGCCGGAGCCGGAGCCCCACCGGAAACGGTCATAACAGGTACCGTCGTTCTTCTCCGGATTACTCTTACCCTAGTATCGAAGGCACCAGAAATTCGGGCGAGAGAAGGAATTATAACTATGATAATAGGAAAACATCTTATCTAGATCGAGATAATAGAAACGAACAGCATGTTGAATCTGATTCTGATGAGGAATTGAAAGGCCTCCCATACGAAGAGTACCGCCGGCTCAAGCGTCAAAAATTGAGAAAGTCgctgaaaaattgtatttggaatTGCACACCTAGCCCCCCTAGGGGACCAGATGAAAATTCGGATGCAGATCTTGAAGAGGATTTTGGAGGTGAAGAAGAGAAACATAATAAGGTGTTGAAGCTGGAAGTTAAAAAAACGAGAGAGAGTCAATCTGAATCGGATGATTCTGCATCTGAATCCGATGATTCTAGGTCCAGGAAGGGTAGGAAATCTGTCTCCAGGAAGAAAAGCAGGAGATCGCCATCGTTATCTGAGAGTGGAAGCGAATCCGCATCTGAATCCGATGATTCTAGATCGAGGAAGGGTAGGAAATCTGTCTCTAGGAAGAAGAGCAGGAGATCGTCATCATTATCTGAGAGTGGAAGCGAGTCTGAGGCAGAATCGAGTTCGGATGATTCTGAGGAAGATCGGAGAAGGCGAAGGAGAAAGAGTGGAAGAAGAAAGAGTAGTAAGAGAAGTCACAGGAGAAAGAGAAGCAGCAGGAAGAAAGTCAAAACAAGTGAAAGTGAGAGTGGAGATGACGATTCTGATATGAGCGAAGATGTGAAGTTGAAGAAGCGCAGTCGGAGATCATCCTCGAAAGGaagcaagaagaagaaagacACGGATATTGAGATTTCACATTCAAGTGAGGGTGCTCCTGATTTGGAAGCTGATGCGGAGGACTTAACAGAGAAGAAGGCAAATGAGATCATAGTTGATGATGATGTTAATGAAGAGATACTTAAGTTTAAAGAAATGATCGAGTCACGAAAGAAACAAAACTTGGAAGATGAGGATGAAGTGGTTGGACCAATGCCTCTGCCGAGGGCGGAAGGGCACATTAGCTATGGTGGTGCGCTTAGGCCAGGTGAAGGTGATGCTATTGCTCAGTATGTTCAGCAAGGGAAACGTATCCCTCGTAGAGGAGAAGTGGGGCTTTCTGCTGATGAAATTTCCAAGTTTGAGACTCTGGGATATGTGATGAGTGGTAGTAGACACCAGAGGATGAATGCCATTCGTATAAGAAAAGAAAACCAGGTGTACAGTGCTGAGGACAAACGAGCCCTTGCAATGTTTAACTATGAGGAGAAGGCCAAGCGCGAGCAGAAGGTTATGGCTGATCTGCAGCGGTTGGTGCAGCGTCATATTGGTCAGGACACTGGTCCTTCTCACGATCCTTTTGGTGGAAAGGTTACCGAGGTTGATGAAGATTGA
- the LOC121780177 gene encoding peptide-N4-(N-acetyl-beta-glucosaminyl)asparagine amidase A-like, whose protein sequence is MCHIYSEFNGTANYSSPLDCTWSNAVLQFSGASNGSQYDRISAVWLAGTELLSTSTPEPTPHGISWTFRKDITRHSSLLRRSNLTLSVMLENIVDDTYTGIFHVNITFLFYNIRKSPISSPRKLIRNFPTGSLELDQIPADLIIPVSAAREEGFWFRIQSENDTVSSEIQIPSNTYRAVIGVYISAHDDDEFWYSNPPDYYI, encoded by the coding sequence ATGTGTCACATTTATTCCGAATTTAACGGAACCGCTAACTACTCTTCCCCCCTCGACTGCACTTGGTCCAACGCCGTCCTCCAATTCTCCGGCGCCTCCAATGGCTCACAATACGACCGCATCTCCGCCGTCTGGCTCGCCGGCACCGAGCTCCTCAGCACAAGCACCCCCGAGCCCACCCCTCACggaatctcctggaccttccGCAAAGACATCACCCGCCACTCCTCCCTCCTCCGCCGCTCCAACCTCACCCTCTCCGTCATGCTCGAGAACATCGTCGACGACACATACACCGGCATCTTCCACGTCAACATCACCTTCCTCTTCTACAACATCAGAAAATCCCCAATCTCAAGCCCTAGAAAACTCATACgcaattttcccactgggtcgCTCGAATTGGACCAAATCCCTGCCGATTTGATCATCCCAgtgtcggccgcaagggaggaAGGGTTTTGGTTCAGAATCCAGAGCGAGAACGACACCGTTTCCAGTGAGATTCAAATCCCTAGCAACACGTACAGAGCAGTGATCGGGGTCTACATCTCAGCCCACGACGACGACGAATTCTGGTACTCAAACCCGCCGGATTACTACATCTAG
- the LOC121770874 gene encoding transcription repressor OFP16-like gives MSRNLNLCFTKMKSPPPPPENQNPPSHLFKNFNSLYESIPVPGPATAPSTPDLATAFASRRFFFSSPGRSNSIIDSSSSSASSIASTSSASLDNEAAVAVPTYSPDPFADFRRSMQEMVEARGVHDVEESWDYLHELLTCYLSLNPKPTHKFIIGAFADLLVALIAANSRRNIPFSAAKRDISPIL, from the coding sequence ATGTCAAGGAACCTTAACTTATGCTTCACAAAGATGaaatcgccgccgccgccgccggaaaATCAAAATCCACCCTCCCACCTATTCAAGAACTTCAACTCCCTCTATGAGAGCATCCCCGTCCCGGGCCCCGCCACGGCCCCATCCACACCCGATCTCGCCACCGCATTCGCCTCCCGccgcttcttcttctcctccccgGGCCGCTCCAACTCCATCATcgactcctcctcctcctcggcctcgTCCATCGCGTCCACGTCATCGGCCTCGCTGGACAACGAGGCCGCGGTGGCGGTCCCCACCTACTCGCCGGACCCGTTCGCCGACTTCCGGCGTTCCATGCAAGAAATGGTGGAGGCGCGTGGCGTACACGACGTCGAGGAGAGCTGGGATTACCTGCACGAGCTGCTCACGTGCTACCTCTCCCTCAACCCCAAACCAACCCACAAATTCATCATCGGCGCCTTCGCCGACCTCCTCGTCGCCCTCATCGCCGCTAATTCTCGCCGGAATATTCCCTTTTCCGCCGCAAAGCGCGACATTTCACCCATTTTATGA
- the LOC121767203 gene encoding 40S ribosomal protein S18-like, with the protein MSLVANEDFQHILRVQNTNVDGKQKIMFAMTSIKGIGRRFANIVCKKADIDMNKRAGELSAAEIDSLMVIVANPRQFKIPDWFLNRKKDYKDGKFSQVTSNALDMKLRDDLERLKKIRNHRGLRHYWGLRVRGQHTKTTGRRGKTVGVSKKR; encoded by the exons ATG TCTCTCGTTGCAAACGAAGATTTCCAGCACATTCTGCGTGTGCAGAACACGAATGTTGATGGAAAGCAGAAGATTATGTTCGCCATGACCTCGATCAAGGGTATTGGTCGCCGTTTCGCCAACATCGTCTGCAAAAAGGCCGATATTGACATGAATAAGAG GGCTGGTGAACTCTCTGCTGCCGAAATCGACAGCTTGATGGTTATTGTTGCGAACCCCCGCCAGTTCAAGATCCCAGACTGGTTTTTGAACAGGAAGAAGGATTACAAGGATGGCAAGTTTTCCCAGGTTACATCCAACGCCCTGGACATGAAGCTCAGAGACGATCTTGAGCGATTGAAGAAGATCAG AAATCATCGTGGTCTCCGTCACTACTGGGGCCTCCGTGTTCGTGGACAGCACACCAAGACAACCGGTCGCAGGGGAAAGACAGTCGGTGTCTCAAAGAAGCGATAG